DNA from Musa acuminata AAA Group cultivar baxijiao chromosome BXJ1-5, Cavendish_Baxijiao_AAA, whole genome shotgun sequence:
caattatctaaaaaatataaaataataattttattgaatACAATCCATTAATTATTAATCATATTCTTATTTCTCATAACCCCTTAATTATCATTAAttattaatcatatatatatatatatatatatatatatatatatatactatcggTCTTATCCAAACCCATCCCGACGTCATCCAACGCAATTCAATGCAGCCCGGCCCAGCTTAGTCCAATACGTGGCTGAATGATATCCGTCGATCCGAGTCTTGAACGGCGGATCTTCAGTCTCCAAGCATACCTTCGGCGGATGATATTTTTATTGGCCTTCCTACGACTCGGCCGGCATCGCCACCGCTGTCTTCTCTAATCGCTTCGCTCGCCCGCTCAAATGGCCCTTCTGTTGTGTCCGCCTCTGTCTTTGAATGCCCAGCGGCCCCTGAGAGACCTGTCATCGCTCTCTCTTCTCTCGAACCCTCGCGTCGTCTCCGTCCGCAGGTTCGCCTCTTTCCAATGTCGATGTTCTTATGCTCTTTGCTTTCTGTCGTCAACGATCCTTGTTTGTCGAGGACAAAATATTTCGTAATGCGTAGCTGACTCTATCGAATCATCATTATGCAATTTGAAATTATCGTGGAGAACCATCGTATTACGCTCATCGTCTTGATTTATTGTCGATGAAACTGTCACAACTTGGCCGGATAACATAATTGATCCAATAATTTTATTAAGCTCGAACTAATGATCCAAAGTCAGTGCTAGGAGACCGATCTAACCCTTATGTCTTCTACTTTCGGTGTAGAATTAAgggcctgatatccttggcaacttaacgtagttcaaaatcaaatcctgacAGGGTGGTTCCATATAATCCTTATGTCTTCTACTGCTTTCGTTGTGACGTCCAATCTAGCGGTGGCTTTGTTTAATCCACGGATAGTCCTTCTCTTCTTGAACCCCTCACCATGTCCAACACATATCACACTGTAACATGCCCTCTAGTCCCGTGCTTTTTACTATATCTAATACTAGGTCTCTCACCATGCTTAATACTAGGTCGGATACCATTTGTCATGACTTGACCAAATGAAACACTGTCCCAGTAACTTTGTTGAGTCTGAATCATAAACTCCAAAAGCTTTTGTCCAAGTTAATGTTAGTACAGGTAGTCCTTATAAGTCCATTCAAGTCATATTCTACTTCGGATGAGGGATTAAATCGGGTATTATAGAAACTGTTgggattagttttttttttttcatattacatcATCTTCTTGCATGGGTGCTTATCGGTtaagaaagaaaattttaaatattaaggaGATTTCAAGGCACAGGCAGTCCACTTTGTTGTGGATTGGtagttttttttccctttctttaTGGATCAACTTGATTATAGTTAAGAAGAAACTTAGAATTTTGATGAGAATCTCAAAGCACAGGTGGACATAATTTGTTCTCTCCATATGAAACAATTTGATTATAGTTAAggaaagaaaaaattaaaatattgatgAGAGTTTAAAGGGACACACTGTCCAGTTTCTTGTGCCCAAGTGGTAGTTTTCGTTTCTTATGTGGAATGGCTCGATTTCAtgtgttttatttttttctgaaGCCGGATGAGGACTTCTTGAAACTATCATTATATCATTTGTCTGGTGGGAATTATAATGAATCTTCATGTTGCATCCTTGCCTGGGAGGTCAAGTTGCTCGGGTACCTCTGATGTTAAGCAAGGAAGGGACTCAATGATTCATTAGTTGCATAACGTTACTGTGCCTTTCAATTCTTATTATTTTGGTGTTAGTTCACTTTGTGCTTTCGGTTATCCTGTTCTGAATGGTCTGACAATACAATTTTTGGCCCATCTATGCTAGCTCAAATTAAGTTAGGACTGAGCAAACTCATTTGTGCAGTAACCTCATATATTTCCCTGGCACATGATATCCCTCATCCACACCTCATTCAGAATGTAGCCTAAACTACATTACTGGTCAAAACGAAACCTACTTCGTTGTCCTTATATTATCTAACAGAGATCGTTCAAAGTTTCCAATGAACTTGTTAAAAATCATTGTCATGTTGGATCCACGATACCTAAATTGAATTTGCAACTTTCTGAATTCATGGCCAACATCTTTTTACTTCAGACATTCCATGGTTAAGATGAATAATTTGCTTCATCTTGTCAACAAATTAGGATTATACTAGGAGAGTGATACACAACTATTTGCATATTCTATGATTTCTCAATGATTTTAATTGGAACATACTCTTCAacttaaattttgagatttttagtTTCCCTCCCCCTTGACATATTACAAACACCCTCCTATTTGTTTGTACATAGTCGAATACGGTGATTTGGTGgaacatgatttcatcaattgtgCTCCCCCTCAAATCGCTACCAACAGTACTCTTGAATGTGGATCTCACCTCGCCTCTACGATCAAAATATTATGGTAAATTAGTTTTAGCAAAATGTTCAATTGATATGTTTCCAACATTTGTATGTCCTTGTCCATGAAGTGGGTGAGAGAGTTGATGGATTTTGTTTTGTAAGCTCAAGGAACATACTTACCACATAGATAATAGAAAATAGCTTTTACATTAAACGCATATGACTGGAAAATAAAAGCATATATGAGCATTCCTAGATGGTGCTCTCTGAGTAAGTGTGAGCAGCATTGCAAGAGTCTTGTAGAGAATGAGAAAAAAGTATGTCTCCTGATTGTTATAAAACCTGGTCGTCGTTTTTAAGATTTATCATATGGGACCGTCATAGACTCACAAGAAGTGGATTTCTGGATGGTTGAAGCTTTTGTAGGTAGGAACTGGTCCTTGACTTTTAAAATTTATCATATGGGCTAGCCATGGGAAGTGGATGCTGGACAGTTGAAGGCTTTTTaggtgggctggcaccttctcacGTGATATCTTTGTCTGTTTCTGTTTTAAATAGAAATAAACAGAATTATGCAATGTTACATATATCCAATTTTGTTGTCTCATTTTCTCTTTGGCACAATAACTTTGGCCTAAACTGTATTAAATAGCCAAAAATTAAGTTGTTGTATCGAGTCTTCATGCACACCTTTAAGCAGAGGAtttcaaatattcatgattatgGGGTTTGAAATATCTCCTCATTCTATTCCATTCCTCTACTTGCCTCTTTTGCAGGTTTAAGCAGTGGAGCTATAGTCCAAAGATCATAGATCATACTGCAATTAACTGTAGATCTACTAGGGTGAAAGAATCCCCTTCAACTGACACTGCTGCACTGATCAGAGAACCACACAAGTATTTCGATCAAGTCATTATTACTGTACGTGCTGGAGATGGAGGCCATGGTGCAGTTCTCAGCATGCCAAACCAAAAGATAAATTCAAAGACACAAGGAAAATATGGCCACGAGAATACTAGGAAGAAAAGCCCGTACAAAAGGGATTCAGATGGCTCACTTATCTTACCAATGGGAGGACATGGGGGTGATGTAATCATATATGCTGATGAGAGTACAGAATCTCTTTTAGAGTTTCACCGAAAGAAACGATATTGTGCAAAGAGAGGGGGAAATGTTGATGCCATGGGTAGTTTGAATTCACAACTCCATGATGGATTTGCTGCACCAACTTTACGAATACCTGTTCCTGTAGGTATGTATTTTTTCTGTATTTGCACAAGTTATCAAGGAATTGCTTCATTAAGATGATTGAGATGTTATTATGGATGCGATAACTTGTAAGTAGCTTGTAACTAGATGCCGTGACAGGTGTTCCGTTTTTGTGTCTTTTGGAATATGAACTTGCATATCTTCTGAGGATCAAGGTTTCTACTTATTTTCTTTAATTGCTAAAATGCATGTGGAATTGATTTTGTACCAGAGATTGCCAATTCTTGGTATAAATCAACAAAAGGAGTTTCTGATTCATTTGGGCATAATTTTATAATAGTCTGGATGGATTTTGTGTATAAACAGGTATGTCTTTGTTTATGACATGCATTGAATATCTTAGATTGCTCAAATCGATAAATTCCCCAATAAcctgatatattttattttcttgatgGTTCTAGGATAATGCTACATGGTGAGCCGATGTTGCCTTTTGATGTTACTTATGTACTTAATGCAATTGTAAATGACAACATTTACCATGTTCAGTGGTATATTCATAATGCACCACAAAAACACATAATATTTGCATAATTAACAACACCTCTAGGTTAACATCTAAAAATATCATCAATGGTAGAGCCGTTTAAAGTATAACAAGCTCCAAGCTTTATAATTAACTAggaatttaatattataaatatgggTACCTACATTTTACGTATTTGTTTGCGTAACAAAGTATGGATTTCAAATTTTATGAAAACTTATATAAAATTTATCTATCCTCAAAATTGCATCTTTTTTCAACTAATGACATTGTCTTAGATTTTCTTTCTGTGGCACATGCAAGTGGTGCTTCTACAGAGGATGAGTTGCCTTTCTCTCTCAATGTGTCTGTGTATATATTTATTCACATATGTATAAATGAggaatttatataatatttagcaAATTGAAACTTATTACTTGTGGATAACACTAGTTGCATGATGCTTGACAATGTTCAGTTAGCTGTAGAACTGTTTCCTTTTCAACATTGATTTATGGTTCTATAACTTTCTGGATATCTAGGTTACTCAATGGTAAAATAATTGTATCTCGCTCTGTATATGTAAATGGATCTTCACAGTATGCAAATGCATACATTTACCTTTAACTGGACATTAATAATGGAAATCTGCATCTGTCTCTAACATCTCAGAAATATGACAGGCACGGTTGTAAAACACAGAAGAGGAAAGATCCTTGCAGATTTGGCACAACCAGGTGATGAAATTCTTGTTGCAAGGGGTGGACAAGGTGGGGTGAGTATTAGATTGACTCTATTTTTCAGAAGTTGTCATGTTGCAGAAGTTTCCAGGCATGTAGTTCTTTTTCTTCTAAATCAACTAGACAACCAATTTATCTTAAACAAGTTTATCCTGTGATTAAAGAGCATACTGTACTAGCAGATATAACTCAAAAAATGAAAATCAAAATAATTGAGGATCTAAACCTCTGTTAAATTGGTCTTCACTTACCATGCCAACCTTAGCCAAAAATTTACTCCAAACTTTCACTATGAAGTCCAAAGCTAGCAGTAATATCCACTTGGCCAACCAAAGTATTAACATTCTGGTTGCGTAGACCATGACATCATACAGAACCATGCCATCAGTTGTCATCGCCAAATGCGAGTGGCACAAATATACAAATATAACTCAAGAAAAGTttagtaaaaaaagaaagaaaagaaatgggtAGGTCCAGTCCGGTGAGATTTAATCTTTACTCAGagaaaaggaaaaggagaagGAAAGGGAAAAGGGGAAGATCTAATtgccaaataaatttaaaattatatttgttttttAAACTTGTCTCCTTTGCATCGCCCTAGGTCGTGGGTGGCACACACTTATTCCGATCTGCTGAGGCTTGCTGGTCCAATTATTCTGTTGGTCTTTGTATTTTTAATGTTCGTGGGAAAGAATTAAGAATGGGGAGACTGTGTTGAGGACAAGTCAGTAAATAAGTTCCAAAAAATAAATCCATCCTTGCTCTTTTTTCATTTTACACTGTTCCTATAATGGAAACTTATAATACATAGTGCGCGATAAAAAAGCATAAGTGACAAAACCTATCGTTTACCAAAACTAGGCATACCATATACCTTTCCTTTGTCAAAAGGTTACAAGTTGCCAATAATAAAAGCTCAAAATCAGCCAATAATAGTCAGTCTGATGGCTAATAATCATCTTCATTTAACTGGGAATTTATAATGTTAACTGAACATCATTAATTGACATTTTGGCTACTTTCTATTCTGGCCTTATATACactaattctttttctttttgtgacaGATTAGTTTGTTAGAGATGCCGGAACACAAAAGGAAAAGGTTGATGGCTTTAACTACTAATGTAATGAGAGATGAAAGCGACAAGGTAAGAActaatgagtagttcaagttgctTCCTTTTATGTTATGATGACAACATTAATAGTCATCCGGGACTTTTGAACTCTTTTAGTGGTATCATCAAAATGTAGAAGTGAAATTACATGGTGTCAATTCGAATTACTCCAAGAACTTACTTTGGGTTGGGTGCTTGAATGTCCAGGGTGTGCTTATAGAGATATCTTtagtttctaaaaaaaaaatcaggagaTAGAAAACTTTGAAAAATGAATTTTCTAATTAAAAAATGGAAATTATATTCTTGGGGAATCACGTCTCCTGTTTTCTCAATTTTGTAGACTTTGGAAGGCTACAAAATTATATACCAAATCACTTGATCTTTTGTGCTAGTCTTGTCATTGATATCATTTTCATGTGGCTCATGCCATCTTTATCACCACTTTCACTACCACATTGTTGCAACTTGCAACTACAATCAGTGGCTGACTATCATGTTCACTAAAGTCATTGGAATTTTCACTGCCATCACTGCTATAGCACTACCCTGCTACCAGTATGGTGACCACAATCACCATCCCCACTAGCACCATCCCACTACTATTTTCATTACCATTGTTGCTTTGTCCATCACTATCGTCCCTACTGTTGTAACTATAGTGTCTATATCATTGCCATCTTTATCCCACCGGTGATTGCATTATCAGCTCGTAAATAGCACCATCATAGCACCACCATTAACACTTAAACTATTGCCAGCATCACCATCCTCCTCCACCGCTGCTGCCTCACATCACTAGAACACCAGTATTGCCTCTTCAACCATCATCACTTTCACACCATATCTTCATAACTAACCACTGACCTTACTATTGCTATCACCATTCACTTGCTGTTTATGACTCCTGCAGCCACCTGTGTCACCACCAATGGTACTAGAAATCGAGGGTGAGGTAAACAAATAAGGGAAATAACTTTGGATTTTGAATAGGTCAACTTGTTTCCCATTTTTCTACAGAGAAAAATGAACTAGAAAACTaatatgaaaactagaatattgTTTTATGAAAGTCAACATcattaataattttgatttttgaGTGTTGCAGTTGTCTTGAGCTTTTGTATTTGTTAATAAATGAAGAACATATGTTGAAGCAGGGTTTAtttaaaagcataatatactGTTGTAAAGCAATATCACCATTCAAACCAAGATTTGAATTAACTATAAATATTGCTCACATAGAGCTCAAtgaaaccccaaatagttgggacgtcGCAGCTTGTTCTTTATTTAGCACCTCACCATGTATATCACATGATTTGCTTgcattaaattttctttttattgttgtTTTATAATCCAGTAAATGCATATATGTCTTCATTAAGCATATTATTGCCTTCCCCCCAGATTTTAGTTCTTGGACAACCTGGGGAAGAGGTTAGCTTGGAACTTATTCTAAGGGTGGTTGCTGACGTTGCTCTTGTGGTATGTGCAAGGATTATTTAACATGTTTACTTGTGTCCGAACAACAGCAATTCATGTAGAGTAATTCTCTAAAACATATTTGTTGAAATGTATAGAATGTGAAGAGGGATTGTTAATTTGAGTATTATGTTTGATCAACTATTCATGCAGAGTAATACTGTAAAACATATTAGTTGAAATCTATAACTTGAAAGCTCAATGAATGTGAAGATGGGTTGTTATTTTGAGTATTATGTTTGATCAACTATTTCTAAAGACTCAACTTCATATCATGTCTAATTGAAGTCTAAATGTTATGAAACAGATTATGAGTATTACATAGAACCTGATGATAATTATTTGTCAATTATGAAATGCTATCTGTAGAACTGAAGCTAAAGAAATGTGAAACACATTGAGATTCAGTTTAAGTCATTGGGAAATGGTgactttgttatttgtttctaaGAAATTTACAGTGAGAGGACCTAGTAACTGTTTAAATATTCTTTTCAAGACCCCTTAGGTGTAACTGGAATATAATTTCAAGAAAATTATAAGCAAGAATTAGAACCCTTGAATACAGCTCATCAATCTGCCTTCTTTAGAAATGATTTACTTCCAAAATTGTTTCGGAAGATAATCTTCCCTTTTTATGCAATATTTGATTTATAAATGCTTCTTTTTTGTggatttttcaatcaaaatttgaaCTTCTTTATAGGTTTGCAATTCTAAATTAAGCTTTGAAATTCTCGATTGAACCAAATTCTGATTTTTTTAATTTGGTTTTCTTTTCCATCTTAAGCAATATAAGAAAGTAGTTGTGTGACAAATTAAGTTATTTACAAAAAACCCTTTTAAGATATTGAAATcataaagagagtcaaagagatcTGTCTTTCTACCCTTTTCCCCTTGGACAGGCAGGATCACCTTTCCTTTGAAAGGGCAGACAAGCTTGACTCATTGATTAGACAGTGGTACCGGAATGATAGCAAAcatccctttttctctttccGATTGGTGTAAAAAGAGTGAAGATAAGATGACTGAAAATGAAAAACATGTTCAAGTTATTCATCAATATAAAGGTATTTGATagatctttcttcttttcacatctAATGTAAATCCAGAAGGTACCTCAACTGATATCATGATAAGGTTGCTTCATTACAATTTAGGTAATGAGGATTCAAGCTCTGAAAACAACCTCTCTTTATAGGGGTAAAGGAACATAGTTTTGAGTCTCTTCAACAAAGTTTTAAGTTTTGATCCTAGACCTGTACTGTTTGCCTGTCGGATTGGTATGGGTTGTATCTATCAGTGTGCCAACATATGGTATGCCAATGTACCGGTCAGCATGGGCCAATGATAAAGACTGAGGAGGGAGGAATAGGAGTAGGGAAGGGGGAAGAAGGGAGGAGGTAGAGGTAGTAGTATTAGAGTAGTCCGAGGAGGGAGGAATAGGAGTAGGGAAGGGGGAAGAAAATGTGGTGGACGTAGAAGAGGAGGAGTACTGGAAAGGGGAGGAATCGACCATCCGATGATGTAGTGGGGTAGCAACAGAGCACTGGCAACAGGTAGGAGGAGGAAGAGTTGCATGGGAGAAATAGAGGAGGGAGAGAGGATCATAGGAggaagggaaaaaaagaaaagaataaaagaagaaaTAGTTGTGAATGAAGTTATCCAATAAAAGAAGGAAAAACTAGTGGTACCAGGTGATAGGCTTATCCAATACCCCCAATTTAAATAATTGAAACTGGGTGGTAAGCCCAGTTCTCTAAGGTTATCACCCAGCAACCTTTGTTTTGGAGACAGGGCTGGCAATTTTCCCTAAAGGTTACCACTTGGTAACCTCTCTTTAGGATGGAACTGGGCAATTTCACCCTGTGCACTGGCATGAAGCCTTGTGCACTTGTTTACATAAAACAATAGGTTTTGCAACAGTCTAGAACAATAGGTTTTGGAACAAAGTATAAATGTGCAATCACAAAAAGCAATTGTTCAACCCCATTAGATAGATAAACCAACATAAGACTAGTACCAGATGATAAAATCTCAAtatatcttattttaaaaaagaaTTAAAGGTTCAATGTGCGATGTTATATTACTTCTGAAGATATCTACTAAGGACAAAGATTATCCGAAAACAAGCATCAGCAAACTATACTTTTGGAAGAATCACCATGTATGAAAGTAACTTGGCTACCATGTTAGCTCACTATTTGTCACTGTCAAATTTGCTTGATATACTTAATCCACatgttgatcaaaatattttgctTTTTTAGGGACACTATTTGTCACTGTCAAATTTGTTTGATATACACatgttgatcaaaatattttgctTTTTTAGGGACTTCCAAATGCGGGGAAGTCTACACTTTTAGCAGCCATTACACTTGCAAAACCAGATATTGCTGACTATCCTTTTACAACCTTAATGCCAAATCTTGGTCGTCTTGATGGTGACCCTACTTTAGGGGCACTGAAATATTCTTCTGAAGCAACACTAGCAGATCTGCCTGGTCTAATTGAAGGTGCTCATTTAGGAAAGGTATTACTACACACATGTATTCTATTTCCTGCTTGTATTGGCATTATTATATGCCTTAAcaaggaatttttttttaatgcaggGCCTTGGTCGTAATTTCTTAAGACACATAAGGAGAACACAGATGCTTGTTCATGTGGTTGATGCTGCTGCTGAGAACCCTGTGGATGATTATAGGACTGTTAAGGAGGTGATATATGTTAGATTCTTGAGTAATTCTCTATTACCATGTTCAGTATATTG
Protein-coding regions in this window:
- the LOC135672948 gene encoding probable GTP-binding protein OBGC2, producing MALLLCPPLSLNAQRPLRDLSSLSLLSNPRVVSVRRFKQWSYSPKIIDHTAINCRSTRVKESPSTDTAALIREPHKYFDQVIITVRAGDGGHGAVLSMPNQKINSKTQGKYGHENTRKKSPYKRDSDGSLILPMGGHGGDVIIYADESTESLLEFHRKKRYCAKRGGNVDAMGSLNSQLHDGFAAPTLRIPVPVGTVVKHRRGKILADLAQPGDEILVARGGQGGISLLEMPEHKRKRLMALTTNVMRDESDKILVLGQPGEEVSLELILRVVADVALVGLPNAGKSTLLAAITLAKPDIADYPFTTLMPNLGRLDGDPTLGALKYSSEATLADLPGLIEGAHLGKGLGRNFLRHIRRTQMLVHVVDAAAENPVDDYRTVKEELRMYNPEYLQRPYIVLLNKTDLPEARDRLPYLIQEISNIGCKATLELAMIQKLTTVTEDEHVPTSGVKSEEMKGIEDYPRPLAVVGASVLKHIGVDELLKEIRAALRKCRDLNKALEPENINVVSTAGARMRR